One region of Clostridiales bacterium genomic DNA includes:
- a CDS encoding phosphoesterase: MKKYIQEHKYVLLVLYLPIYLIWFALVERMVPSTEGCFVSYLPLDDKIPFLPGFILAYVLWYPFLIVPVVVTLLKDDRRAFIRYAAFIIAGFSISLTICMIWPNCQLLRPSVVDTSTLCGWLVNAIYSADTPTNVLPSMHVVGCMAVLAVTFDSKYLKKVRIPAVIIAAAICAATVFVKQHSILDVFAALALSLVLYLIIYVAARRIVDRRQPTATA, translated from the coding sequence ATGAAGAAATATATTCAGGAACATAAATATGTTCTGTTGGTGCTGTATTTGCCCATTTATCTGATCTGGTTTGCGCTGGTCGAGCGCATGGTGCCTTCGACGGAGGGCTGCTTTGTATCCTATCTGCCGCTGGACGACAAGATCCCCTTTCTGCCGGGGTTCATTCTGGCGTATGTGCTCTGGTATCCGTTTTTGATCGTCCCGGTCGTTGTGACGCTGCTCAAAGACGATCGCCGCGCGTTCATCCGCTATGCGGCGTTTATCATTGCGGGCTTTTCCATCTCGCTGACGATCTGCATGATCTGGCCGAACTGCCAGCTCCTGCGCCCGTCCGTGGTGGACACGAGCACGCTGTGCGGCTGGCTGGTCAATGCGATCTATTCGGCCGACACGCCGACGAACGTCCTGCCGAGTATGCACGTGGTCGGCTGTATGGCCGTGCTGGCCGTGACGTTCGACAGTAAGTATTTAAAAAAGGTGCGCATCCCGGCGGTCATCATCGCCGCTGCGATCTGCGCGGCGACGGTGTTTGTCAAGCAGCACTCCATTCTGGACGTGTTTGCGGCGCTCGCGCTGTCGCTGGTGCTGTACCTGATCATCTATGTCGCGGCGCGCCGGATCGTGGACCGGCGTCAGCCGACGGCCACAGCCTGA
- a CDS encoding MarR family winged helix-turn-helix transcriptional regulator, translated as MQLQRLTEELLLTVTSLNRSCIPQSVQEHLKGENFLLSYLDEHGGCSTPGVLREVLGVSAPRTAAMLRALEEKGMLRRCADSYDRRRVVVHLTELGRQTAEQMHTTLCAHVQRVLEQLGEQDSRELIRLLGRITEIEASA; from the coding sequence ATGCAATTGCAGCGACTGACTGAGGAATTGCTGCTGACGGTTACTTCTTTGAACCGGTCCTGCATACCGCAGAGTGTGCAGGAGCACCTGAAGGGCGAAAACTTCCTGCTGAGCTACCTCGATGAGCACGGCGGGTGCAGTACGCCGGGCGTGCTGCGGGAGGTCCTGGGCGTGAGCGCGCCGCGCACGGCGGCCATGCTGCGCGCGCTGGAGGAAAAGGGGATGCTGCGCCGCTGTGCCGACAGCTATGACCGGCGCCGCGTCGTTGTGCACCTGACGGAGCTTGGCCGCCAGACGGCGGAACAGATGCACACGACATTGTGTGCGCACGTGCAGCGCGTTCTCGAGCAGCTGGGTGAGCAGGATTCCCGCGAACTGATCCGCCTGCTGGGGCGCATCACGGAGATCGAGGCAAGCGCCTGA
- a CDS encoding class B sortase — translation MKKTVLIVIRVVCIVGFLVCVGVLGWYWHSDRSDRAVAEALAAAHDAASAEAMEQVRAVAADNADTIGWLRIDGTNINNVVMFAPDTPGKYLHMDFYGKWSYRGTLYVAENCDVRTADNILIYGHHMKDGSMFGSLISYKDAAFRAAHPIVQFDTLYASHSYEVVAAIETEIPAEGSDAFRYYDCIGTDPEQFAQYCTFIEQNRCYDTGITIQPGDRLLTLSTCAYHTANGRFLVVARQVD, via the coding sequence ATGAAAAAAACCGTTCTCATCGTGATCCGCGTCGTCTGCATTGTCGGATTCTTGGTCTGCGTTGGCGTGCTCGGCTGGTACTGGCACAGTGACCGCAGCGACCGCGCTGTCGCAGAGGCGCTCGCCGCCGCGCATGACGCAGCCAGTGCGGAGGCCATGGAGCAGGTGCGTGCAGTTGCCGCCGACAATGCGGATACGATCGGCTGGCTGCGGATCGACGGCACCAACATCAACAACGTCGTCATGTTTGCCCCCGACACGCCGGGCAAGTACCTGCACATGGACTTCTACGGCAAGTGGTCGTACCGCGGCACGCTGTATGTCGCCGAAAACTGCGATGTGCGCACGGCGGACAACATCCTCATCTACGGGCACCACATGAAAGACGGCAGCATGTTCGGCTCGCTGATCTCCTACAAGGATGCGGCATTTCGCGCTGCGCACCCGATCGTGCAGTTTGACACGCTCTACGCCTCCCATTCGTATGAGGTCGTGGCCGCGATCGAAACGGAAATCCCCGCTGAGGGCTCTGACGCCTTTCGATATTATGACTGCATCGGCACGGACCCGGAGCAGTTTGCACAGTACTGCACGTTTATCGAACAAAACCGGTGCTATGACACCGGCATCACGATCCAGCCCGGCGACCGGCTGCTCACGCTGTCCACCTGTGCCTACCACACGGCGAACGGCCGCTTTCTGGTCGTGGCGCGGCAGGTCGACTGA
- the rplT gene encoding 50S ribosomal protein L20 yields the protein MARVKGAMMTRKHRKKILGLAKGYWGNKSRHYKMANQQMMKSGRYAYVGRKQKKRDFRQLWITRISAGCKANGMNYSTFMHGLKLAGIDMNRKMLSETAIHDSAAFTALCEQAKAALN from the coding sequence ATGGCAAGAGTTAAGGGCGCGATGATGACGCGCAAACATAGAAAAAAGATCCTCGGCCTGGCCAAGGGCTACTGGGGCAACAAGTCCCGCCACTATAAGATGGCCAACCAGCAGATGATGAAGTCCGGCCGCTACGCTTACGTCGGCCGCAAGCAGAAGAAGAGAGACTTCCGTCAGCTGTGGATCACCCGTATCAGCGCCGGCTGCAAAGCCAACGGCATGAACTACTCCACCTTTATGCACGGCCTGAAGCTGGCCGGCATCGACATGAACCGCAAGATGCTCTCCGAGACTGCGATTCATGACTCCGCTGCGTTCACCGCTCTGTGCGAGCAGGCGAAGGCTGCCCTGAACTGA
- the rpmI gene encoding 50S ribosomal protein L35: MPKLKSHSGAKKRFNLTKNGKVKRAHAFKSHILTKKDTKRCRRLRSTTYADATTEATIRKMIPYK, encoded by the coding sequence ATGCCCAAACTGAAATCTCACAGTGGCGCGAAGAAGAGATTCAATCTCACCAAGAACGGCAAGGTCAAGCGTGCCCATGCGTTCAAGAGCCACATTCTTACCAAGAAGGATACCAAGCGCTGCCGTCGTCTGCGTTCCACCACTTATGCGGATGCGACTACCGAAGCGACCATCAGAAAAATGATTCCTTATAAATAA
- the infC gene encoding translation initiation factor IF-3, translating into MATANYQINEEIRDKEVRVIGADGAQLGIMSSAAALEIAEGKDLDLVKIAPGSNPPVCKIMDYGKYRFEQAKREKEARKNQHVIEVKEIRMSPGIGENDFNTKLKNGQKFLQGGDRLKVTIRFRGREMAHTNIGEQLLRDFAAKCADIANLDKQPKLEGRNMSMFLSPKPQNTNNKK; encoded by the coding sequence ATCGCAACTGCAAACTATCAGATCAACGAAGAGATCCGCGATAAGGAAGTCCGCGTCATCGGCGCTGACGGCGCTCAGCTGGGCATCATGTCCTCGGCCGCTGCGCTGGAGATCGCCGAGGGGAAGGACCTCGACCTCGTGAAGATCGCTCCGGGTTCCAACCCACCGGTCTGCAAGATCATGGACTACGGCAAGTACCGTTTCGAGCAGGCCAAGCGCGAGAAGGAAGCCAGAAAAAATCAGCATGTGATCGAAGTCAAGGAGATCCGCATGTCGCCCGGCATCGGCGAGAACGACTTCAACACCAAGCTGAAAAACGGCCAGAAGTTCCTGCAGGGCGGCGACCGCCTGAAGGTGACGATCCGCTTCCGCGGCCGTGAAATGGCGCACACCAATATCGGTGAACAGCTCCTGCGTGACTTTGCCGCCAAGTGCGCGGACATTGCCAACCTCGACAAGCAGCCCAAGCTGGAGGGACGCAATATGTCCATGTTCCTGTCGCCAAAGCCGCAGAACACCAATAATAAGAAGTAA
- a CDS encoding putative ABC transporter permease, translated as MKVLEYGGVFTAGGLGYGGLELLWRGRTHWSMLLCGGVCAVLIYLIAGRERTVLWRRWTLCAAAVTTVEYFTGVLVNLRLGWNVWNYADRPLNVLGQICPLYTLFWFGLAIPGVWLGRTVRQKLAARQTQ; from the coding sequence ATGAAAGTACTCGAATACGGCGGTGTGTTCACCGCCGGCGGACTGGGCTACGGCGGGCTGGAGCTGCTTTGGCGCGGCCGGACGCACTGGTCGATGCTGCTGTGCGGCGGCGTGTGCGCCGTGCTGATCTATCTGATCGCGGGGCGCGAGCGCACCGTGCTCTGGCGGCGCTGGACGCTGTGCGCGGCCGCCGTCACGACGGTGGAGTATTTCACCGGCGTGCTGGTCAACCTGCGCCTTGGCTGGAACGTCTGGAACTACGCAGACCGGCCGCTCAACGTCCTCGGGCAGATCTGCCCGCTGTATACCCTGTTCTGGTTTGGACTTGCCATCCCCGGCGTGTGGCTGGGGCGAACCGTGCGGCAAAAACTCGCCGCCCGGCAGACTCAGTAA
- the deoC gene encoding deoxyribose-phosphate aldolase, whose protein sequence is MELREILSRCDHTLLRVDATAAEIRALCDQGMRYGCASVCIPPCHVAGAKKYVGDRLRICTVIGFPNGYNTPAVKAFEAAEAIRNGADEVDMVINLAMVKDGCWDDVAADIRAVREVSRGRILKVIIECCLLTEEEKRMLCRIVSDSGADYIKTSTGFSTGGATADDVRLLRTCCPPHVKVKAAGGIASLADAEEFIRLGADRLGTSRIVKIAMAQEQQAAEAAAAPQQPEAAAQPETPEQQDTTY, encoded by the coding sequence ATGGAACTTCGAGAGATTCTTTCCCGCTGCGACCACACGCTCCTGCGCGTGGATGCCACCGCGGCGGAGATCCGCGCCCTCTGCGATCAGGGCATGCGTTATGGTTGCGCCAGCGTGTGCATCCCGCCGTGCCATGTCGCCGGGGCGAAGAAATATGTCGGCGACCGCCTGCGCATCTGCACGGTCATCGGCTTCCCGAATGGGTACAACACCCCGGCCGTCAAGGCGTTCGAGGCGGCGGAAGCCATCCGCAACGGCGCCGATGAGGTGGACATGGTCATCAATCTGGCCATGGTCAAGGACGGCTGCTGGGACGATGTCGCGGCCGATATCCGCGCCGTGCGTGAGGTCAGCCGCGGCCGCATCCTCAAGGTCATCATTGAGTGCTGCCTGCTGACCGAGGAGGAAAAGCGCATGCTCTGCCGCATCGTGTCCGACAGCGGAGCCGACTATATCAAGACCTCCACCGGCTTTTCCACCGGCGGCGCCACGGCGGACGATGTGCGCCTGCTGCGCACCTGCTGCCCGCCGCACGTGAAGGTCAAAGCCGCCGGCGGCATCGCAAGCCTTGCCGACGCGGAGGAGTTTATCCGCCTCGGCGCGGACCGGCTCGGCACCAGCCGCATCGTGAAGATCGCCATGGCGCAGGAGCAGCAGGCTGCCGAGGCAGCGGCCGCGCCGCAGCAGCCGGAAGCGGCTGCACAGCCAGAGACGCCGGAACAGCAGGACACCACTTACTGA